One Triticum dicoccoides isolate Atlit2015 ecotype Zavitan chromosome 4B, WEW_v2.0, whole genome shotgun sequence genomic window carries:
- the LOC119295152 gene encoding receptor kinase-like protein Xa21 isoform X2 yields MKDAVIGQFLLVLIAASSAAAQAVATSTHSNETDRLSLLEFKKAIVLDPQRALASWNESTHLCYWEGVSCRTRDLRRVVSLRLVNRGLVGHISPWLGNLTFLRNLALLKNTFTGEIPLSLGRLRRLQTVHLSNNILQGSIPTSLANCSSLKVLWLNNNGLDGQIPADLPPNLQQLQLSTNDIGGTIPPSIANVSAMRKLSCAFNRIQGSIPDELAQLGGLEILYLGSNLLVGMFPPAILNLSSLTGLGLNTNMLSGEVPSDIGNSLPNLQILSLGQNFFHGEIPHSFVNATSLRVLDISTNNFTGVVPSSIGRLSKLVKLNIETNKVQARNKQEWDFVSSLANCTELQGLSLAGVVPHWLGAFKNLQKLSLSTNMFTGNIPSSLSNLSQLIELLLDTNQFIGHIPTSLGNLQSLETLSISNNNLHGRVPERIFSIPTIREIGLSSNNLHGQLPAEVGNAKQLVILLLSANKLSGDIPSTVGACKSLEDIELDNNIFNGNMPASFGNLFGLKVLNLSYNNLTGSVPASLGNLQHLEQLDLSFNHLEGKVPVHGIFKNATATHIDGNQGLCGGASNLYLPSCSVMSSNISKYRLPVIFKVAIPLACMLSLLATVIFVLLWRRKKHMRSSMSSLSFDSKFPKVSYKDLARATDGFSVSNLIGTGRYSSVYRGKILQEENVVAVKVLCLETRGAQRSFIAECNALRNVRHRNLVRILTACSSIDSRGNDFKALLYEFMPGGDLHNLLYSTEGNGNSLKQSYISLAQRLNIVVDIADAMAYLHHNHHGSIVHCDLKPSNILLDNGMVAHVGDFGLARLQVYPMSSSFDGSTSVSSLAIRGTIGYVAPEYGAGGQVSTAADVYSFGVVLLEIFIRKSPTDDMFKDGLSIAKFAEVNFPDKMLQSVDPQLVQELDLCQEAPSAEDNGVHCLLSVLNVGLCCTKSSPSDRINMEEVAGRLHRIRDAYIGG; encoded by the exons ATGAAGGATGCTGTGATTGGGCAGTTTCTCCTGGTGCTCATAGCAGCGTCCAGTGCGGCTGCACAAGCCGTCGCCACCTCCACTCACAGTAATGAAACGGACCGCCTCTCCCTGCTTGAGTTCAAGAAGGCCATCGTCCTCGACCCGCAGCGAGCCCTGGCGTCCTGGAACGAGAGCACCCACCTCTGTTATTGGGAAGGCGTCTCTTGCAGGACCAGGGACCTGCGCCGCGTCGTCTCTCTTCGCCTAGTCAACCGGGGTTTAGTGGGGCACATCTCTCCATGGCTCGGGAACCTGACGTTCCTCAGAAATCTAGCACTGCTGAAAAACACTTTCACGGGGGAGATCCCTTTGTCCCTTGGCCGCCTTCGTCGCCTCCAGACCGTCCACCTTAGCAATAACATTCTGCAGGGCAGCATCCCCACCAGCCTTGCAAACTGTTCCAGCCTCAAGGTCCTGTGGCTCAACAACAATGGTCTGGATGGCCAAATTCCTGCGGACCTCCCTCCGAACCTCCAGCAGCTGCAGCTTTCAACTAACGACATTGGTGGAACCATCCCTCCTTCCATTGCCAATGTCTCAGCAATGAGGAAGCTCAGCTGTGCGTTTAATCGTATCCAGGGCAGCATCCCTGACGAGCTTGCACAGTTGGGCGGGCTGGAGATTCTTTATCTGGGTAGTAATCTGTTGGTAGGCATGTTTCCACCAGCCATCCTCAATCTTTCCAGTCTCACCGGCCTCGGGCTTAACACGAATATGTTAAGTGGCGAGGTACCGTCCGACATAGGTAACTCTCTGCCTAATCTCCAGATACTTTCGTTAGGCCAGAACTTCTTTCATGGGGAAATCCCGCATTCATTCGTAAACGCAACCAGTCTACGTGTCTTGGACATATCGACGAATAATTTTACTGGGGTTGTGCCTAGCTCCATTGGCAGACTCTCCAAACTTGTCAAGTTAAATATTGAGACGAATAAGGTCCAAGCACGCAACAAGCAAGAATGGGACTTTGTGAGTAGCTTAGCAAACTGCACTGAGCTACAAGGTCTCTCGTTAGCAG GTGTGGTACCACACTGGCTGGGAGCATTCAAAAATTTGCAAAAACTGAGCTTATCCACCAACATGTTTACAGGCAACATTCCTTCCTCCCTTTCCAATTTATCCCAATTAATAGAACTCCTTCTAGACACAAACCAATTCATTGGGCACATACCGACAAGCTTGGGAAACCTTCAATCGCTTGAAACACTGAGCATTTCCAATAATAATCTTCATGGTAGGGTGCCAGAGAGGATCTTTAGCATTCCAACAATAAGGGAAATTGGATTATCATCCAACAACCTTCACGGACAACTTCCTGCAGAAGTAGGCAACGCCAAGCAGCTCGTGATTTTGTTGCTTTCAGCCAACAAGTTATCTGGAGATATTCCAAGCACTGTGGGTGCTTGCAAAAGTTTGGAAGACATTGAGTTGGACAATAATATTTTCAATGGCAACATGCCCGCTTCATTTGGCAACCTATTTGGCCTAAAAGTCCTCAATTTGTCTTACAATAACTTAACCGGTTCAGTACCAGCGTCTCTTGGGAACCTTCAGCATCTTGAACAATTAGATTTGTCGTTCAACCATCTTGAGGGCAAGGTTCCAGTACATGGAATATTCAAGAACGCAACTGCCACACATATTGATGGAAATCAGGGCCTTTGTGGTGGGGCATCGAACTTATACCTGCCTTCATGTTCTGTTATGTCTTCAAATATATCTAAATACAGGCTACCTGTAATATTCAAAGTAGCAATCCCACTCGCTTGCATGCTCTCACTGCTTGCTACGGTGATCTTTGTGTTGCTTTGGCGGAGGAAAAAACATATGAGAAGTTCTATGTCTTCGCTCTCATTTGATAGCAAATTTCCTAAAGTTTCTTATAAGGATCTTGCTAGAGCAACTGATGGATTCTCTGTATCCAATTTGATTGGCACGGGAAGATACAGTTCAGTATATAGAGGGAAGATacttcaagaagaaaatgtggttgcAGTGAAAGTATTGTGCTTAGAGACAAGGGGAGCACAGAGGAGCTTCATTGCAGAGTGCAATGCTTTGCGAAATGTGCGACACCGCAATCTAGTCCGTATCTTAACTGCATGCTCTAGCATCGATTCTAGAGGAAATGATTTCAAAGCGTTATTGTATGAGTTCATGCCAGGAGGGGATTTGCATAACTTGCTTTACTCAACGGAAGGCAATGGCAACTCTTTAAAACAGAGCTACATTTCACTTGCTCAAAGGTTAAACATTGTGGTGGATATAGCAGATGCAATGGCGTACCTGCACCATAACCACCATGGAAGTATTGTTCATTGTGATCTCAAACCCAGCAACATTCTTTTGGATAATGGCATGGTAGCTCATGTTGGAGACTTTGGACTCGCACGGTTGCAAGTCTATCCCATGTCATCATCCTTTGATGGCTCGACATCGGTTTCTTCGCTTGCAATCAGGGGAACCATAGGATATGTTGCTCCAG AATATGGAGCAGGTGGTCAAGTTTCTACCGCTGCAGATGTTTACAGTTTTGGGGTCGTTCTCCTTGAAATATTCATACGAAAGAGCCCAACAGATGACATGTTCAAGGACGGATTAAGCATTGCAAAGTTTGCAGAGGTCAACTTCCCTGACAAGATGTTGCAGAGTGTCGATCCACAACTGGTACAGGAGTTGGACCTTTGCCAAGAAGCTCCATCGGCGGAGGATAATGGAGTACATTGTTTACTTTCTGTGCTGAATGTTGGCCTTTGCTGCACCAAGTCCTCTCCAAGTGATCGCATCAACATGGAGGAGGTGGCTGGCAGGCTGCATAGAATCAGGGATGCATATATTGGAGGCTAA
- the LOC119295152 gene encoding receptor kinase-like protein Xa21 isoform X1: MKDAVIGQFLLVLIAASSAAAQAVATSTHSNETDRLSLLEFKKAIVLDPQRALASWNESTHLCYWEGVSCRTRDLRRVVSLRLVNRGLVGHISPWLGNLTFLRNLALLKNTFTGEIPLSLGRLRRLQTVHLSNNILQGSIPTSLANCSSLKVLWLNNNGLDGQIPADLPPNLQQLQLSTNDIGGTIPPSIANVSAMRKLSCAFNRIQGSIPDELAQLGGLEILYLGSNLLVGMFPPAILNLSSLTGLGLNTNMLSGEVPSDIGNSLPNLQILSLGQNFFHGEIPHSFVNATSLRVLDISTNNFTGVVPSSIGRLSKLVKLNIETNKVQARNKQEWDFVSSLANCTELQGLSLAGNLLEGQVPSSLSNLSIHVQYLFLGQNRLAGSFPSGIANFPNLIILGLDYNRFTGVVPHWLGAFKNLQKLSLSTNMFTGNIPSSLSNLSQLIELLLDTNQFIGHIPTSLGNLQSLETLSISNNNLHGRVPERIFSIPTIREIGLSSNNLHGQLPAEVGNAKQLVILLLSANKLSGDIPSTVGACKSLEDIELDNNIFNGNMPASFGNLFGLKVLNLSYNNLTGSVPASLGNLQHLEQLDLSFNHLEGKVPVHGIFKNATATHIDGNQGLCGGASNLYLPSCSVMSSNISKYRLPVIFKVAIPLACMLSLLATVIFVLLWRRKKHMRSSMSSLSFDSKFPKVSYKDLARATDGFSVSNLIGTGRYSSVYRGKILQEENVVAVKVLCLETRGAQRSFIAECNALRNVRHRNLVRILTACSSIDSRGNDFKALLYEFMPGGDLHNLLYSTEGNGNSLKQSYISLAQRLNIVVDIADAMAYLHHNHHGSIVHCDLKPSNILLDNGMVAHVGDFGLARLQVYPMSSSFDGSTSVSSLAIRGTIGYVAPEYGAGGQVSTAADVYSFGVVLLEIFIRKSPTDDMFKDGLSIAKFAEVNFPDKMLQSVDPQLVQELDLCQEAPSAEDNGVHCLLSVLNVGLCCTKSSPSDRINMEEVAGRLHRIRDAYIGG, encoded by the exons ATGAAGGATGCTGTGATTGGGCAGTTTCTCCTGGTGCTCATAGCAGCGTCCAGTGCGGCTGCACAAGCCGTCGCCACCTCCACTCACAGTAATGAAACGGACCGCCTCTCCCTGCTTGAGTTCAAGAAGGCCATCGTCCTCGACCCGCAGCGAGCCCTGGCGTCCTGGAACGAGAGCACCCACCTCTGTTATTGGGAAGGCGTCTCTTGCAGGACCAGGGACCTGCGCCGCGTCGTCTCTCTTCGCCTAGTCAACCGGGGTTTAGTGGGGCACATCTCTCCATGGCTCGGGAACCTGACGTTCCTCAGAAATCTAGCACTGCTGAAAAACACTTTCACGGGGGAGATCCCTTTGTCCCTTGGCCGCCTTCGTCGCCTCCAGACCGTCCACCTTAGCAATAACATTCTGCAGGGCAGCATCCCCACCAGCCTTGCAAACTGTTCCAGCCTCAAGGTCCTGTGGCTCAACAACAATGGTCTGGATGGCCAAATTCCTGCGGACCTCCCTCCGAACCTCCAGCAGCTGCAGCTTTCAACTAACGACATTGGTGGAACCATCCCTCCTTCCATTGCCAATGTCTCAGCAATGAGGAAGCTCAGCTGTGCGTTTAATCGTATCCAGGGCAGCATCCCTGACGAGCTTGCACAGTTGGGCGGGCTGGAGATTCTTTATCTGGGTAGTAATCTGTTGGTAGGCATGTTTCCACCAGCCATCCTCAATCTTTCCAGTCTCACCGGCCTCGGGCTTAACACGAATATGTTAAGTGGCGAGGTACCGTCCGACATAGGTAACTCTCTGCCTAATCTCCAGATACTTTCGTTAGGCCAGAACTTCTTTCATGGGGAAATCCCGCATTCATTCGTAAACGCAACCAGTCTACGTGTCTTGGACATATCGACGAATAATTTTACTGGGGTTGTGCCTAGCTCCATTGGCAGACTCTCCAAACTTGTCAAGTTAAATATTGAGACGAATAAGGTCCAAGCACGCAACAAGCAAGAATGGGACTTTGTGAGTAGCTTAGCAAACTGCACTGAGCTACAAGGTCTCTCGTTAGCAGGTAATCTTCTAGAAGGTCAGGTGCCAAGTTCATTGAGTAACCTTTCCATTCATGTTCAGTATCTGTTTTTGGGACAAAATCGGTTGGCAGGGAGCTTTCCTTCCGGCATAGCAAACTTTCCCAACCTGATCATTTTAGGATTGGACTACAATCGATTTACAGGTGTGGTACCACACTGGCTGGGAGCATTCAAAAATTTGCAAAAACTGAGCTTATCCACCAACATGTTTACAGGCAACATTCCTTCCTCCCTTTCCAATTTATCCCAATTAATAGAACTCCTTCTAGACACAAACCAATTCATTGGGCACATACCGACAAGCTTGGGAAACCTTCAATCGCTTGAAACACTGAGCATTTCCAATAATAATCTTCATGGTAGGGTGCCAGAGAGGATCTTTAGCATTCCAACAATAAGGGAAATTGGATTATCATCCAACAACCTTCACGGACAACTTCCTGCAGAAGTAGGCAACGCCAAGCAGCTCGTGATTTTGTTGCTTTCAGCCAACAAGTTATCTGGAGATATTCCAAGCACTGTGGGTGCTTGCAAAAGTTTGGAAGACATTGAGTTGGACAATAATATTTTCAATGGCAACATGCCCGCTTCATTTGGCAACCTATTTGGCCTAAAAGTCCTCAATTTGTCTTACAATAACTTAACCGGTTCAGTACCAGCGTCTCTTGGGAACCTTCAGCATCTTGAACAATTAGATTTGTCGTTCAACCATCTTGAGGGCAAGGTTCCAGTACATGGAATATTCAAGAACGCAACTGCCACACATATTGATGGAAATCAGGGCCTTTGTGGTGGGGCATCGAACTTATACCTGCCTTCATGTTCTGTTATGTCTTCAAATATATCTAAATACAGGCTACCTGTAATATTCAAAGTAGCAATCCCACTCGCTTGCATGCTCTCACTGCTTGCTACGGTGATCTTTGTGTTGCTTTGGCGGAGGAAAAAACATATGAGAAGTTCTATGTCTTCGCTCTCATTTGATAGCAAATTTCCTAAAGTTTCTTATAAGGATCTTGCTAGAGCAACTGATGGATTCTCTGTATCCAATTTGATTGGCACGGGAAGATACAGTTCAGTATATAGAGGGAAGATacttcaagaagaaaatgtggttgcAGTGAAAGTATTGTGCTTAGAGACAAGGGGAGCACAGAGGAGCTTCATTGCAGAGTGCAATGCTTTGCGAAATGTGCGACACCGCAATCTAGTCCGTATCTTAACTGCATGCTCTAGCATCGATTCTAGAGGAAATGATTTCAAAGCGTTATTGTATGAGTTCATGCCAGGAGGGGATTTGCATAACTTGCTTTACTCAACGGAAGGCAATGGCAACTCTTTAAAACAGAGCTACATTTCACTTGCTCAAAGGTTAAACATTGTGGTGGATATAGCAGATGCAATGGCGTACCTGCACCATAACCACCATGGAAGTATTGTTCATTGTGATCTCAAACCCAGCAACATTCTTTTGGATAATGGCATGGTAGCTCATGTTGGAGACTTTGGACTCGCACGGTTGCAAGTCTATCCCATGTCATCATCCTTTGATGGCTCGACATCGGTTTCTTCGCTTGCAATCAGGGGAACCATAGGATATGTTGCTCCAG AATATGGAGCAGGTGGTCAAGTTTCTACCGCTGCAGATGTTTACAGTTTTGGGGTCGTTCTCCTTGAAATATTCATACGAAAGAGCCCAACAGATGACATGTTCAAGGACGGATTAAGCATTGCAAAGTTTGCAGAGGTCAACTTCCCTGACAAGATGTTGCAGAGTGTCGATCCACAACTGGTACAGGAGTTGGACCTTTGCCAAGAAGCTCCATCGGCGGAGGATAATGGAGTACATTGTTTACTTTCTGTGCTGAATGTTGGCCTTTGCTGCACCAAGTCCTCTCCAAGTGATCGCATCAACATGGAGGAGGTGGCTGGCAGGCTGCATAGAATCAGGGATGCATATATTGGAGGCTAA